The nucleotide window GAACTTTCTTGTAGGGCAACACCCTCAAATGCtcggttgaagacattgagcgctttcgtccgagagttagggacgacaacacgtgtagcttcctagacgtaagattctaaaaattctttgaaTTATAATATTAATATGttaaattctttcagttaacatgatTTTGTACAATAGAGACTGTCACTTTGGCTATGTCGTGCAgctgctcgttgtggttgcaggacaaccACGAGGCAAGACGTCCATGTTCCTTCcagcaggcagaggaggcttaggttcatcTTGCTAAGCACCTACTAGGGTCCATAGGCATTGCAGTACGAGGACAAGGATGAGGATGACATGGAGGTGGACCAGAGGCATGAGGAGCTTGGATCGTCCTAGCTACAGGACTGCTCTCCTCGACTCAGTCTACATAGCCTACAGGCAATAGACGACGCCGTCCACCTGACCCTTTCACTCCAGGCATTGACGCTCTttgtcacaagggtaagggtaagactaggaggcagtgagggcgTCTGGTAGAGTTTGTGGTAGATGTCATTATGGACTTTGTGGAATTTTCATTATGGACtattgtggattgtatggactattattatgGACTATTATGGACTGTATGAACTACTATGGACTATTATAAACTCTATGGACTTTTAATATCCTCATGGATATGGTTTGAGATAAATGTGGTATATATTTGTGTATCTGTACATGTTGTATTGTGGTCATATATTCATGTCATATTTGTGTAAGGATTGAATAAAAAATAGGAGAAACTCTGCCGAAAATTTTAAGGCTAAAGTACATTTATGCAGTACACCTATAACATCTAGCCTTTTTAGTGATTTATCATGTCACCGTCGTATCGTACACAGACGGATGAATTGATTGATCGTCGGAATCTAGCCTTTTCAGTTGAGTTTTAAAATAGGTTTTTCAGTTTCAAATAGGCTTTTCAGTAATCGAATCTAGGTTTTTTTAGTGTCCttcaaaatagacttttcagtgatACCTAGTAGGCTTTTCAGGAGCATTTATGCCACAATACAACAGCTACTAAATCTTGGGCTGCCTATATATATGCAGTGTTGCATGCGTTGCTACTCACTTGAAACGAGTATTTGATTTCATTGGAGTaggaatgtctggagggtcgtctagAGGAAAGGGTTTAGGTAGTGGTAGAGGAAAGGGGGGACGAAGGGAAttcccattgtgtgggaggggtctcttggccatgatttctttgaggaagtaGTGTATCATTTTGCCCCCGAGAGCAAgggtgatttcaccaaagagtgtCCCCTCAGAGGATACGATAACTGGaaagaagattggccaaaatgcatgcatggtgaggactgcttagtgcagatgttcatcAAGGGGATGGATGGAGGTCgtggcttcttcaaatgcccacgaacatgggtaattgctattactatttgtttgttaaatatgtttctgaTTGCACTACAACTTACAAGACATACTTATTGCAATCTTTCGAgtccgaagaaaactgtgggttcactaggtgggtcgatcctagACTAATTTATCTACATCaacagtacatctactacctataggattgtatcttcgatctagaaagggaagttagcaatggttacaaggaagacgaagacgaagacaacaacaatggtgcaagttcacaggaggcactctgcaatgatccatattgcacctaccctaatcacaagaacaaggagcctctgccgccaccaccaacaacaacaatgggGACGCTGCTgtagagaaggtgcaacacaatttgctatgtggccacactactaggatgaacctatcttattcacatgtgacatccatgtgtttgttgtttgcttcaattacctaaggcatgttaggtttagtcaaaggacctatgtacccttgtttggtacatgttctcacatgccatttcgtgTGCTTGTTATTCGCTTCAATtgtctaaggcatgttaggtttagtctagGACCTCTGTATCCTAGTTTGGTACAcagttctcacatgccatttcatgtgttgtgcgtgttgaattatataatgcacTACTTCGTTACGTTTTATTTGCACTACGTGAACTCGTTTCACTACCTCCGCAATATTAAAGTGAATATtttgaccacaaataatgaaaccaACACTATGAAAAGTCTAATACTAGGACACATTAAACAACAAAATAACAATAGAAGTACATGCTGATGAACTAAATAACGCAGAACATGCCCTAAGTACGTCCATACTTAAATTACATTATATGAcaacacaatgcaaagtccaAGACTAGACAACGTTGTAAACTAaagcatagaactagcaagtcatacagactactgagtgcaacgaggccactttcccttctcagggcatcgggattctcctccatcgctgccttcgctcggcgtgcacgctcaagcttcttctccctctcctccctatacgcagcaacatgcctcctttcctcctcttccttgtgctccttttctacaGCCTTCTCtccgcgtctcttctccatcatctccttgcccTCTGCCTCCCACCACAACAGTTCTGCATCTACTCCTTGTCTTCCGGCTTTTTCAGTGTTGATCCActactcaaaatcacagagcggtggaggggtctgcaacaaataCAATTATTAgaaaacaaataaatcatgcaagactTCAGTTGACACTAAATAATTATTATacaacatcaatttctcaccatcttgttaatgtggcgctaacgaagtgtaggctcaaacgcaaaattggcacacatccaGTATCTCtacctatacgtgtcctcttcatcggacttggctaccttgtaaGGATCACCGCAGCAGCACATGGGCattggaacaccactaggcagaggcaatgggtcgaaggcatttccggtcatccAACCATAACTGCAATTCAAtaaattttgttctaagaaccgaaagcaagaacattaaaccctaaacctagggtttcccatttgatgcacaacaatgaacgcATAATATCACAAGAGGtgctgaggttaccttggtttcctagcttttccacgccttggcatcttacggttgtataatacatacaAATATAAAAAAGTGCATTAAactctaagtaatgacgattcttaggttgaaaaatatgactaatatataccgaatcgatgcaaaAAAAACTAGAAGAGGAGAGAGGATACCTTattctcgaagatctacggatcaaatccaACTTTCCacggtccaatatgccgattcgtgaggtagggcgaagtggggagagaaaaaaacccgagagggaggaggaagaaaagaaaccTCGGGTAGGGAGGGTAGGGGCTGGTTTAAAACACCACCACAGCGCCATATATCTTGGCGCCAAGATCGGTGTCAATGACCTTGGCGCCATACTCGGCGCCAATAATATTGACGCCATGCTCGGCGCAAAAAAAAATTGGCGCCATTGTGGTTGCCATGTCAACGCCACGTCTGCGTCGACGCCTACGTCAGCAAGGACCTTGGCGTCAAAGGTTCTGGCGCCGAGATTATATCGGCGCCAATCTCAGCACCAAATGGCACCGAGCTGAGTGTCTAGATTTTGAAAGGATACCTCTAGGAGCAGATTTGTGAAAATCTTTTAGAAAAAAGgtaaaaaaaaccaaaaaaaaatcgcAAAATGATATGACATTTTATTTTTATTGTTTTCTAGTTTTTGAAACTCCGAGGAGGGGGGACGCCAAACTTTGGGAAAGGCGGCTACAGCCGTACGCTGCGTTTAGACGAGTGTCTTATTTTTTGTGTTTGATTTGATTCAAAGATGAGATTATTTCTATTTTGTGTTGGGTCGAAGAGATAAAAAAATATGAGTTGGATAGAGTTTTTTTATGCCTTAGATCCAGATTGAGACCTAGAAACTTGCGGTGCCAAAACGGATCAGGAGAGAAAAAGGTTTCTAAGAATCACTAGAAACGTTGCTCTTTTTTAAGCCTGGCAAGAAGAAACGGTGGTTAGCTGATTTTCAAGTGATTCTGATTGTTGCCCCTTATGTATTAACAATTAtatttttagttatttttttaaaaaatgaaaTAAGTTAAAATAGGTCATGGAAATACCAAAAGAAATTCTGAAGAAACTAGCCTACTTTCACTTTGGGGTTTTTCTGGCAAAGTGACAAAACAAAAACACCCTTCTCGGACTTGCGAACAGACCGGAAAACAAAAACGCCCTATGCACGAACCGCGACGGATGAAACTAAGCTCAATTTGAAATAAAACAAGGGGGTTAAAAGAAACatagagaaaagagaaaaaatagagatagagatatagGTTATCATGAAAAGATGCACATGTTTAATTAACACCCAAATTCAAATGTGCGTTATAATAATATCAGCGACGGCTTGAATTTATAAAGGATACGAAATCCCATAAATCCAAAGGATTTTTTACGGCTCTCTTTGtccaaaaaaaaatacaaatctTGCTTTTCGAGAGGTAAATCAATCTAAGTTTTGATCAAAtagaatatattaatatttatgatatgtaATAAGtataattaaattaattatagaATATGTTTTATAATAAATCTATTTGAAACATAAatacaaacactattatttataAATCCAGATAAACTGTAAATTGATTGATTTATCAAACAACGAGATTTACATTTTTTTAACAGAGGAAGTACTTCATTGGTGGCAAACTGATATCAAGtattccctccgttccaaacTATAAGACATTTTGATTTCTCTTGCTAAAGACCAATTGGggttccctccatttcaaattgtaagacaTTTTGATTCCCTTCGCTAAGAGCATCTAGAAGAGTTTCTAATATTTTTCTCCCAAACTATAAAGTTTTCCAACTCGCCAAAAAATATTGGGAGGAATAAATAAGATAATCTCCAACAGTTTCCAATAATTCACTCCCAAAATATAGAATACAATTTTACAAcgaatcctatactatttctaaattatcctaatcACTTTTATATATTATTTCTCTCTTATACATTTGCATTAGGAActctttcctactctttattctttctctgTCCTTCCACCTCTAGATTGGCTACAGGATACGTCGTTTAGATCGGCGCGGGAGGGGATACGCACATCCTAGAGTCCGGCGCGGGAGGGGATACGTGTGACCCAGAGTCTGCGAATCTTTACGCGCAACAAGAGGTTTTTTCCCAAATGCTAAAAGATTGGAAGGTGAAATTAGGAGTTGTGGGAGATGGTTTTTCGCCTATCCTGCTAAAAATTCTGGATTGGGAGTGTTTTGAATACTCTTGGAGATGACCAAATGGGCAAAGTGGCAAGGCCAGTTTAGAAGCCGAGCGTTTGCTATGATTATCTTTCAAATTACATACAAAAGTAAGTGTGAATACGACACAGCTTGTTCAATAAGTCAAATTAAGTTCAGCCAGATATTGTTCACTTGCTATTTAAGTTGCCGCGTTGTGATTTATGAACCCTGTTTGCAACTTATCTTAAGAAAATAAAATGAGTTACACGATCAGTAATGGATATCCTTGCCATCAAACTTTCCTAAGGTTTGAATTGACAGGCCAATGATAGCAACCATTTGAATTACAACACCACCCGCACACCTAGTCTGCAAATGCTCTGAAATGTATGGAAATAAGTATACACATAATGTTAATCGGATGCGGGAAATGCAACTCTAACTGCTTCAGCTGAACAAGGATATCAACCAGAACAGTAGCAGCATGGACTCAATGAAATGTAATATGGAAAGAATATACAACAGATGCAGATGATACGCAGTGCAAAAGGTAAAAAAGGCATGGTGCATCAGTGACAGCAACAGCTGTGATGGAGCGAGCATCTCCAAACGCTAGCTTCCGTGTCACCTCCAGCTTTGCCCTAAGAATGAGTGTTTCTCATGAGCATCAGATTAAAGAGGGACCCATGGATGGTGTCGAACGCATTCGAATCGTCTAAACTTGAACTTGAGGTCCATTCGCCTTTAGGTCTTTGATTCCAAAGGGTGCACGCAGCATTTTAACCACGCAAGGAAGCACATCATCCACATCTCCACTGGCATGCAAAGATCATGCAAGGAGTCATCATGAGTTCATGGTAAAAGAACTTCGCAGCAGTGAAGAATGTAATTACCACAGCTACCAATGTATTACGCCCGCTCCTCTGATCTTGATCTTATGAACCTCCGGCGACTCCTTGGTCTCTGAACTTCTTCATCCACAGCATCCCCTTCGTCCTCCTccccctcatcatcatcatcatcattatcatcatcatcatcatattgGAGACCTAACAAATTCTCTCCCCACAGATAGCGTCTCCTCTGCCTTCTCAGGCCCCTTGATGCGCCTCTTGGCTCATCACCTGATCTAATCGGACTACTGCTGAGCATATGAAATAGAAAGAATGTTGTCAGAAGAGACCCACTTGGTTCACTTGGGCCACTGGTTTCCCGGTCATGTGAAAACATTTCACCACCTTCAATAGCATAATCACCAAGCACAACTGCCCCAGGCATAGCGGACCTGATTGCGCTTACTATGTCAGCATACTCCCGCTGATGCTCCAGGTGGTGCCATGCACGGCGTCTTGATGGATCAACATCAGCAGGCCTTGTTGTGGGGTGCACCCTTCTGGCATGTCTACGGATCTCCCTGTAGTTACCAGAAAACGCGCAGGCTTCTCGTGAGCAAGCTCTGGATTTCTCATCCAAATACTGTCTAGCTTCTTTGATGATCTTCCAGCCACTAATGGCCCCCCTGCACAGTGGGCACAACAATTGGTTTAAGCTTGACACGTCACTTGACTCTGAAGGACCATTGATCTCAACCTCGTGAGCTTCCAATGTCAAATCTGGGCCTTCATTGTAGTTGTTCTCTTCCTGTTCTCCAGCTATGGCAGAAGGTCTATGGCTGGCATCTTGATGATTGGAAGCTTCATCAGGTTCAGATATGTCCATGTGTAGCCTGGGGCTCTCTCTAGTGAGACCAAAACGAGATCTCTGGACAACATTTTGGTTTCTTGTACCCCTAGGCATGGACGAGCTTGACTGTGAAGGACTGTCCCCATCATTCACTTTCATTTTCTTGAACCTGTCTAGGCAATTTGAATGCCTATAGCTTGTATCGCATATATAGGATCGGCATCCTTTGTCATGGGAGCTGCACAACAGAAGGACAGCATTGTGCGGATGGTCCATGCATATCGGACAGAGAGCATCATCCCACTCCTTGTGCAGTGCAGCAGTATCTGTATCTGCATTTCCCATCTTAAACAACTTCTTTGCAGTTGCCATCTTCAACAAACTGTCCAGGAATCATTGAAAAGTATGGAAGAAATTATTACATGGACTAAACATATGTAGCAATTGCTATCTGCATTCAGCAATGAAGCTAGATCATATAATCATTATAATATATAATGGTTATTGTTTCCATGCGGATATATTGGTATTCTACAAGCAGGCAAAACAATAGAAGACATTATCTTAACCAGGGTTAACTTTGGAAAAGCTGATTGATCTTTTCTCATTCTTCAATGAAGAACCTTCATCTGTAATTATTGCTATAAAAAGCATAAGAATTTTTTAAGGTTCAATTGATGCAAATCACAACCCCCGACCCATGTTTTTGATAAAATTTATGAACAACTCATGTTCCAGCTAGGATAATTAGTTTGCATATATTGGATCTTGATTTCATATACTTAGCAATCAAATATACATGGTGTATAATggatgaaatcacttaacacttagACCAGAAATATTGATATTTATACAAGAGAAAAGCAATAATTCTGTACTGGGTTTAGCTGGTCTGTCCAGTGTCAGCCCTGATTGACTGATTCAATAAAACAGAAATACCAACTAATTGACTAAACATCACAAGCACTCATAAAGCACATCACTGCAATCGTGTTATTTGTGTTTCTTTTTTTCTGCTTTTTATTCTATTTGAAATGGCAACCAGAAAATGCAATTACAAAATAGATGCCCTATATATGATATCAAAAACATTCTGAATTTGACATGACATTAGCAAATTAGCCtttgaatgggatgacaacaaaatAAATACAAATAGCCAGGATAAAATGCTAGATCAGTCACACACCAAGACTAGCTCTGTCAACAACTCAACACCTGCTGGCCCTCCTATGCACTAAGACTAGGCACATGTTTATGAGTTATGGCTACCAACTTGTATTCACGCTAGCATGACCTTCTGTTGAATTACCTCCTAACGCAATGAATGAAACTGAATTAATGATCAAGATACTACAAGTGCCAAAATAACATAAAAATATAATCAAAACCACTACAGTACAACCTAGTAATCATCTATAGTGCAGAACCGAGCATTCTGCAGCATCAGGTGAAGGTCAGGCCTATTTGAGAATTCCCTATTTGAGGCACATAAGGCGCTTTCACTTCCAAATACATTTGAAGTCTCAAACACTAACAATTCATCCTAATTTGCTTGCATAAGTGCATATATACATCCTTAGGGAAGCAGGCCTAATGAAGCCAAAAGAGGTGTTGAAGGTGGAAGACACGATCATGAAGCTGCAGGAGGGACTGAAAGCGTGGTGAGCCTGATCTTCTGAAGGAGGATCCTAAAACTGGGAATGAAGATGAAGGCCGCAAGAGAATCAGGAGTTTTTTCTGAATTTTGGTTGACAAAATAGAGGTGTTGGATACCATGATGATCAAGTTAGAGCGTTTTGGGTGGACATGAAGCATCAAGCTACCTTTATAGTTTCCAATTCTTGTTTAGTAGCTTTGTTTGGTTTCTTGTAGTTGGCCAATGTCGTTTATCTTTCTGAATACTCTTTTCTGATGGTGCTAAACTCAGTAAGCTGGTATTCCCAGCAGTTACCGTATTTGCTTTCAATATAAGCAGGGCCAAGGCCTTTGGTCTAAAAAGTGCATATATACATCCTTAGGGAAGCAGGCCAATGTCTTTGTTGTGTATAGAACaaaaaaaccaatatatagtTTCCAAAAAGACACTAGGCCGCACATGAGAAATGACTGTCAGTTTGTAATTCATGATTCATCCATCTCTGTACACTGTACAGTCAGGTATACTTACCAATTGCACATCCAAGCAGCcaagcaggggcggatccagtaaAGGGCATCGGTGTGAACATGAACACCCGATAGTATTTGCAAAACAATCGAAGTTAGTAGACATTatacatgaatataaacttgtaatTAGGTCAGATCCGAATACAGATAGTAAGTTAGGGTCTGAGTGCTCGGTTttgcacagcaggaagggaagaccAAAAAGGGTGGGCGTACCtggtggtgctcgtcgccggtgattGGCCCGAAGAAGACTTAGGCACCTGACGTAGGACGGCAGCGCCAGAGACCAGGGCCCGAAGAAGAGCACCGGGCGTAGTCGTCACCAAGAAAGTGAGGGGAGACACAGGGAAGGGGGATACTGGAAGAAGAGAAGCGACTCGGATTCAGAAATCTCTATATATCAAAGCAGCGGAGTTTCGCGGCCGCTCAGGCTACCCATGATAGCGGAATTAATCGGTAGCGTTTGATCTTATTTTCACGGTCTCTTTTTACTCCACCTTTTGTTACTGTTCCTGGCCCACGTGTCATCCTGTGTAAGGCTATATATCAAAGCAGCGGAGTTTGGCGGCCGCTCAGGCTAGCCACGATAGCGGAATTAATTGGTAGCGTTTGATCTTATTTTCACGGTCTCTTTTTACTCCACCTTTTGTTACTGTTCCTGGCCCACGTGTCATCCTGTGTAAGGCTAGAGAAAAAATATCTCTCCCAAATCCGTCGTTTTCGCCCCAAcctcgccgcctccgcctccgcccgcGCCGCCCCGTGCCCCTTTTCTCTCTCTCCGCCTATCCCTCCGGCTCTGCGGCGCACCGTGCCAAGGCAATGgcgccgccgctgctcgccaTGATGCCACCGAGGCAGCGACACCGCCGCTCCGCCCTCTTGGCGTCCTAGCACGGTCAACCCCCAGCCCTAGTGACGTGGCTCGACCACGGCTGGCTGATGTCTACGGCAGCGTTGGCATGGCCGCCCCCGACGCGGCGGCCTAGGCGGCCCCCAATTGCGATCGTCCCGATGCGGCGGCCTGGGTGGACCACCCACCGGATCTGGTGATTCCACTGCCGTcaccctcctctctcctctctcctcacaCTCTTCCCACACTAATGTTTCACTAGAGTTCTTTCTTCAATGAAATGTGAATTTTATCTACAAGTCAGATGAGATCACCATGTGAGATATGCTGGCTGCTAGATACATGCCAACTGCTTAATTTTATTTGCATGTGAGATGAGATGCATGGCAATATTTGTGTTTGATCCCAGAAAAAATTCTTTATGAGGGTCTCAATAGGTGCAAAATCACATAATCCAGTTATATTTGCTAGAACCAAAATGTTATGGACTGCGTAAATGGTTTACTGTTTTTTTGTTATATCCTGAAACTTACACTTTCTTGAATACCCAAATGCTAGATAGCATCCTATGTGTTTTAATAGAAACTGAAACTTTCTTAAATACCAAATACCGAACCAAAATTTTCTGCTGCTTTTTTCCATCAATGTCTGCACAAACAGGAACCCTACGATGAGCACGGGCATGGCAATTTCAGCAGGACCAAACATTTTTGGATGCAGGGCTTGGGATGGCCGTTTTCACTTTTCAGTCTACGTGCTTTGCTGATGTCTACCATTCTCATGTTTGACAGCTGAAAGTTCAGCCATGCGTTCTGAATCTCATGTTCTATTGATTGTGCTATTTTGGATGTGTGCCTTGTCTACAAATAGTATTCGAACGGCAGCTTTAAGTTAGATTGTGCATATAGTTGCATGGCTCTGTTAATAAAACTATCGATTACTGCCAGCATAGGTAGATGCAATTTCTTTTAAGACTTTCGGTTAGAGAACTATGAGTTTGCATCGTGGTTTTTTATATCAATTTTCAGCCTGCATACCTTGTTTTGCATTTTAGAAACCTGCTCATGAGGTTGTTCCATTTTAGGACTACACAATAGAAAGCAATACTTTGTTAGGTATCAAAATCCACCAAATGTACATAATCGGCGGGTTTCAGAAAGTGATATAGTTTATAACACTCCGCAAGGTTCTGATCTTATCTCCAAAGTTAGCAAGTGGATTCATTAAGAAAGGGTGACTACTCATGTGAGGAATCCCATTGCTTATTTTTTAGAGGATCTTAGGCTATGTAAAAGTATGCTTGCTGATGGGTGAGTTTCTGAATTTGATTTCTTAGACGATAAGGTGGATGCAGAAATGGGCTGAACCACACCGTCTGTTCAAGAGAATTACTTACCCCTCCAAAAGAAGCTGATTTTTTTTTATCTCACTAGGTGCTAAATTTATATACTGTAATGTCGGATGTCTACTGGAATGGAAGGATCTGGGCTACGAACATGCTACATTGGAACTTGAGTCTTCATCTTCAAAAGTAGACAAGGTATGCCATGGAAAACATTTATTTGTGT belongs to Miscanthus floridulus cultivar M001 unplaced genomic scaffold, ASM1932011v1 fs_767_2_3, whole genome shotgun sequence and includes:
- the LOC136533004 gene encoding uncharacterized protein isoform X2, which gives rise to MATAKKLFKMGNADTDTAALHKEWDDALCPICMDHPHNAVLLLCSSHDKGCRSYICDTSYRHSNCLDRFKKMKVNDGDSPSQSSSSMPRGTRNQNVVQRSRFGLTRESPRLHMDISEPDEASNHQDASHRPSAIAGEQEENNYNEGPDLTLEAHEVEINGPSESSDVSSLNQLLCPLCRGAISGWKIIKEARQYLDEKSRACSREACAFSGNYREIRRHARRVHPTTRPADVDPSRRRAWHHLEHQREYADIVSAIRSAMPGAVVLGDYAIEGGEMFSHDRETSGPSEPSGSLLTTFFLFHMLSSSPIRSGDEPRGASRGLRRQRRRYLWGENLLGLQYDDDDDNDDDDDEGEEDEGDAVDEEVQRPRSRRRFIRSRSEERA
- the LOC136533004 gene encoding uncharacterized protein isoform X1, whose amino-acid sequence is MCNCLLKMATAKKLFKMGNADTDTAALHKEWDDALCPICMDHPHNAVLLLCSSHDKGCRSYICDTSYRHSNCLDRFKKMKVNDGDSPSQSSSSMPRGTRNQNVVQRSRFGLTRESPRLHMDISEPDEASNHQDASHRPSAIAGEQEENNYNEGPDLTLEAHEVEINGPSESSDVSSLNQLLCPLCRGAISGWKIIKEARQYLDEKSRACSREACAFSGNYREIRRHARRVHPTTRPADVDPSRRRAWHHLEHQREYADIVSAIRSAMPGAVVLGDYAIEGGEMFSHDRETSGPSEPSGSLLTTFFLFHMLSSSPIRSGDEPRGASRGLRRQRRRYLWGENLLGLQYDDDDDNDDDDDEGEEDEGDAVDEEVQRPRSRRRFIRSRSEERA